A single region of the Thermotoga profunda AZM34c06 genome encodes:
- a CDS encoding SDH family Clp fold serine proteinase translates to MWSSLIFEIFWMVLILSFFIPFIRANVQKSTREALIKQLEMKRKSRVITLIHRQESMSFFGLTFGRYINIEDSEEVLRAIKLTPVDMPIDIILHTPGGLVLAAEQIARALVRHKGKVTVFVPHYAMSGGTLIALAADEIVMDPNAVLGPLDPQIGSYPAPSILSVLEKKNINEIDDETLILADVAKKAIDQVRDFISCLLKEKVGEEKAKELAQTLSSGKWTHDYPITIETLKNMGLPVSDQMPEEVYQLMNLYKQAEQRRPSVQYIPAPYKSSEQNNKSLKF, encoded by the coding sequence ATGTGGTCTTCACTTATATTTGAAATATTCTGGATGGTTTTGATTTTAAGTTTTTTCATACCTTTTATTCGTGCAAATGTCCAGAAATCTACCAGAGAGGCACTTATAAAGCAGCTTGAGATGAAAAGAAAAAGTCGAGTTATTACTTTGATACATAGACAGGAATCGATGAGCTTTTTTGGTTTAACTTTTGGAAGATATATAAATATAGAAGATTCAGAAGAAGTACTCAGGGCAATCAAATTGACGCCAGTGGATATGCCAATAGATATAATTCTCCACACCCCCGGTGGATTGGTACTCGCAGCTGAGCAAATCGCAAGGGCTTTGGTAAGGCATAAAGGGAAGGTGACGGTCTTTGTACCACATTATGCGATGTCTGGTGGAACACTCATAGCGCTTGCGGCAGATGAAATAGTCATGGATCCCAATGCAGTACTTGGTCCACTCGATCCGCAAATAGGTAGTTATCCTGCGCCATCTATTTTGAGTGTTCTTGAGAAAAAGAACATCAATGAAATAGACGATGAAACATTAATACTCGCCGATGTTGCCAAGAAAGCCATAGACCAAGTGAGAGATTTCATCAGCTGTTTACTCAAAGAAAAAGTAGGAGAAGAGAAAGCAAAAGAGCTTGCACAAACTCTCTCAAGTGGAAAGTGGACTCATGATTATCCAATAACAATCGAAACCCTTAAGAATATGGGACTTCCTGTCTCTGATCAGATGCCAGAAGAAGTATATCAACTCATGAATTTGTACAAACAAGCTGAGCAGAGAAGACCATCCGTACAGTACATACCTGCGCCTTATAAGAGTAGCGAACAGAATAACAAGTCGCTGAAATTCTGA
- a CDS encoding transglycosylase domain-containing protein encodes MKRFAFFIGMAISLVGLFLCYFLVTKDLDAPESHLPTGLIMFYKDGSPIMLSRTFWKNLSETPSVLINALISSEDKNFTSHIGVDLEGIVRALIRNLSTFSINEGASTITQQLARTLYLSLERTWERKIKEAFIALWLERIRTKDEILQMYLNSVYMGNGLYGLASACNYYFGKDLSNVNLQESAILVGTIRSPENYNPFRNPELSKKKAKTVLMAMLREGYLTQEQYDNELSMIDKLVFVNKPSRNLDEEVFWRVVRELKTIGFGLDEVRQGYRIYTTLDPLLVKNSVQLEQNTVIEAIDPFTGAVLAYRGVGLTYPEGRRQLGSAIKPLYYYLALLEGWGLENQLTDLPIKIGDWTPENFDKQYKGSVTMAQALIESRNIPSVNLFMQLGKDKVVEFLQKEMKLNGYYPNDLTISLGTIESAPEEILKCYAAIFNGGVVLQPYIIDSIQDPYGRVIYKASPKVMSIIKDRKNSKIVASALLLNVMKRVVDQGTGVYARQKVPVAGKTGTSEKTAWFIGGDSQIILAVAVDGKDLTGGVNAAPIWAEIIASYPYKGILPNWEIQPSKAEKNIYVMPTLDVDRILQWIDEGKLTLDSLLKLTEQMSNSMVLDLLSALHQSSPELARDLWERLKNTRSW; translated from the coding sequence TTGAAAAGATTCGCATTTTTTATAGGAATGGCAATCTCTTTGGTGGGATTATTTTTATGCTATTTTCTGGTCACAAAAGATCTCGACGCACCAGAATCTCACCTGCCAACTGGTTTGATCATGTTTTACAAAGATGGGTCACCCATAATGTTATCAAGGACTTTCTGGAAGAATTTGTCTGAGACACCTTCAGTATTGATCAATGCGCTTATCTCTTCTGAAGATAAAAATTTTACGTCACACATCGGTGTTGATCTTGAAGGAATAGTGAGAGCACTTATCAGAAATCTTTCTACATTTTCAATAAACGAAGGGGCAAGTACGATCACTCAACAACTTGCAAGGACACTTTATCTGTCTCTGGAACGAACCTGGGAGAGAAAGATCAAAGAGGCTTTTATTGCATTATGGCTTGAGAGAATACGCACGAAAGATGAGATTTTGCAGATGTATTTGAATTCCGTGTATATGGGGAATGGTTTATATGGACTTGCCAGTGCTTGTAATTATTACTTTGGGAAGGACCTTTCCAATGTGAATCTTCAGGAGAGTGCTATTCTTGTTGGTACAATAAGATCCCCCGAAAACTACAATCCGTTCAGAAATCCCGAGCTTTCCAAGAAGAAAGCAAAAACAGTCCTCATGGCGATGTTGAGAGAAGGGTATCTGACTCAAGAACAGTACGATAATGAATTGTCAATGATAGATAAACTTGTCTTTGTCAACAAACCAAGCAGGAACCTTGATGAAGAAGTTTTCTGGAGGGTTGTTAGAGAGCTGAAGACGATCGGTTTTGGCTTAGATGAGGTTAGACAAGGCTATCGTATCTATACAACACTCGATCCATTATTGGTCAAAAACTCTGTTCAATTGGAACAAAATACCGTAATAGAAGCCATAGATCCTTTTACTGGAGCCGTGCTTGCATATAGAGGCGTTGGACTAACATATCCAGAAGGTAGAAGGCAACTTGGTTCTGCCATAAAACCTTTGTATTACTATTTGGCGTTGCTTGAAGGCTGGGGCTTGGAAAATCAATTGACTGATTTACCCATCAAAATCGGTGATTGGACACCTGAAAATTTTGATAAACAATACAAAGGATCTGTCACCATGGCACAGGCACTAATAGAATCGAGAAATATACCTTCGGTGAATTTATTTATGCAATTGGGAAAGGACAAGGTAGTTGAATTTCTTCAAAAAGAGATGAAACTCAATGGATATTATCCCAACGACTTGACAATTTCTCTCGGTACGATCGAGAGTGCTCCCGAAGAAATTTTAAAATGTTATGCAGCTATCTTTAATGGTGGGGTAGTTCTTCAACCGTACATAATAGATTCTATACAAGATCCATATGGTAGGGTTATCTACAAAGCTTCACCGAAAGTCATGAGTATTATCAAGGATAGAAAAAACAGTAAGATAGTCGCGAGTGCACTGCTTTTGAACGTCATGAAACGCGTTGTCGATCAAGGTACAGGTGTTTATGCAAGGCAAAAAGTGCCCGTCGCGGGTAAAACGGGCACCTCTGAAAAAACAGCGTGGTTTATCGGAGGAGATAGCCAGATCATTCTTGCGGTAGCCGTAGATGGGAAGGACCTAACAGGTGGGGTTAATGCAGCACCAATATGGGCTGAAATCATCGCATCTTACCCATACAAAGGCATCTTACCAAATTGGGAAATCCAGCCATCGAAGGCTGAAAAAAACATTTATGTGATGCCAACACTCGATGTCGATAGAATATTACAATGGATCGATGAAGGAAAACTGACACTTGACTCTCTTTTGAAATTGACTGAACAAATGAGTAATTCTATGGTATTGGATTTACTAAGCGCGCTTCATCAAAGTTCGCCAGAACTTGCGAGAGATCTTTGGGAGAGACTCAAAAATACCCGTTCTTGGTGA
- a CDS encoding methylated-DNA--[protein]-cysteine S-methyltransferase — protein MNCQSFETKCGYICVCEEDGYVVEIKFNKRCDGKIERNIATQFEEYLQGKRQNFDFPVKFSGTEFQKSIWTSLRDIPYGQAVTYKQLSEKFRTSPRAIGQALKKNPLPIYFPCHRVVAKNSIGGFTGGIEWKKMLLEIEGCKF, from the coding sequence ATGAATTGTCAATCTTTTGAAACAAAATGTGGTTACATCTGTGTTTGTGAAGAAGATGGTTATGTTGTTGAAATAAAATTCAACAAAAGATGTGACGGGAAAATTGAACGAAATATAGCAACTCAATTTGAAGAGTACCTTCAGGGTAAAAGACAGAATTTCGATTTTCCCGTGAAATTTTCAGGTACAGAATTTCAAAAAAGCATTTGGACATCGTTGAGAGATATACCCTATGGGCAAGCCGTGACTTATAAACAGCTCTCTGAAAAGTTCAGAACTTCTCCCAGAGCAATAGGACAAGCTTTGAAGAAAAATCCTTTGCCAATATATTTTCCATGTCACAGAGTTGTAGCGAAAAATTCGATCGGTGGGTTTACCGGTGGTATAGAATGGAAAAAGATGTTGCTTGAGATTGAGGGGTGCAAATTTTGA
- a CDS encoding P1 family peptidase, with amino-acid sequence MRKRFRELNLTFGKLFPAEKNLITDVEQIKVGHVTLYYDKPSIIRTGVTAIIPENVFEKPVTAACAVLNGFGKSVGLMQIEELGQIQTPIILTNTLSVGAGFQGLVNYMSKKYSFRTLNPVVCECNDGFLNDILYPAVRVEHVAQAIDLASESFELGSVGAGTGMTCFGFKGGIGSSSRILKDNFVMGSLVLANFGSYEDLCILGKKASDFVKPGVEKKQEFGSIIILIATNLPLDSRQLKRIARHSFLALGMLGAPGYHSSGDVCIAFSTTKGYVEETKENFDLLFRAAVECTYEAICDALFCAEDIEGFLGKAKAMPVEWVIESTRRD; translated from the coding sequence GTGAGAAAAAGATTCCGCGAACTGAATTTGACTTTTGGCAAATTATTTCCCGCAGAAAAGAATCTTATCACAGATGTTGAACAAATCAAAGTCGGGCATGTGACACTTTACTATGATAAACCATCGATAATCAGAACCGGTGTTACTGCAATAATACCAGAGAATGTTTTTGAAAAACCAGTGACTGCTGCTTGTGCGGTGCTAAATGGTTTTGGAAAATCCGTTGGATTAATGCAGATAGAGGAATTAGGACAAATACAGACTCCTATAATCTTGACAAACACTCTGAGTGTTGGTGCTGGATTTCAAGGTCTGGTTAATTATATGAGCAAAAAATACAGTTTTAGAACCTTAAATCCCGTAGTTTGTGAATGCAACGACGGTTTCCTAAACGACATACTCTATCCGGCAGTGAGGGTAGAACACGTGGCACAGGCTATAGATTTGGCATCTGAAAGTTTCGAACTTGGAAGTGTCGGTGCTGGTACAGGAATGACTTGTTTTGGCTTCAAAGGTGGAATTGGAAGTTCTTCAAGGATCTTGAAAGATAATTTTGTAATGGGTTCCTTAGTGCTTGCCAATTTTGGTAGCTATGAAGATCTATGCATCTTAGGTAAGAAAGCGTCAGATTTTGTCAAACCAGGTGTGGAGAAAAAACAGGAATTTGGATCTATTATCATATTGATTGCAACAAATCTGCCACTTGACTCAAGGCAACTCAAAAGAATAGCAAGGCATTCTTTCCTTGCCTTGGGTATGCTCGGTGCACCTGGATATCACTCAAGTGGAGATGTGTGTATAGCCTTTTCAACTACAAAGGGTTATGTAGAAGAAACAAAAGAAAATTTCGATCTACTTTTCAGAGCAGCTGTAGAATGTACATATGAAGCAATATGCGACGCCTTGTTTTGTGCGGAAGACATTGAAGGCTTTCTTGGTAAAGCAAAAGCCATGCCAGTGGAATGGGTGATAGAATCAACCAGGAGGGATTGA
- the lepA gene encoding translation elongation factor 4 produces the protein MKDIELIRNICIIAHIDHGKTTFVDRILEITKSVDPRLMHEQFLDQMDIERERGITIKAQPVKVLYEYDGKEYEINIIDTPGHVDFSYEVSRSMAACEGAVLIVDASQGVEAQTVAHTYLAIDNDLDLVPVLNKIDLPNANIEESTNELVSLIGIGQSEILKMSAKTGEGVKEVLDAIIQRIRPPKGDSKRSLKALIFDAKYDKYRGVIVYVRIFDGIIKKNDKIIIMSTNEEYEVVEVGIFSPDMKPTDELGPGEVGYIVAGIKEVSQAKVGDTITSANNPIDSPLPGYREVKPMVYAGMFPGLPEYYEELKKSLEKLKLNDWALSFEPTHSPALGFGFRCGFLGLLHMDIVRERLEREYEMAVILTAPNVEYKVLLNNGETILVNDPAKFPDEDQIQKVYEPFVKLSVITPTDYVGDIFTNLQNERRASLLHTENAGKNRVVMEFKVPLAEIITDFFDKLKAISRGYASMDYEFMGYEESEVVKISILVNKEPVDALATIAHKSKEYAIAKKLVDKLSELIPRHQFEIPVQAKAHGRIIARADIKALRKDVLAKCYGGDVTRKMKLLEKQKEGKKKLREIGQVTIPQEAFLALLRIGEEENN, from the coding sequence TTGAAGGATATTGAACTCATAAGGAACATATGTATCATCGCTCACATAGATCATGGTAAGACCACTTTCGTTGATCGAATACTTGAGATCACAAAAAGTGTCGATCCAAGGCTTATGCACGAACAATTCCTGGATCAAATGGATATTGAAAGAGAGCGCGGAATAACTATCAAGGCACAGCCTGTGAAAGTGCTTTATGAATACGATGGAAAAGAATACGAGATAAATATCATAGATACTCCAGGACACGTTGATTTCTCTTATGAGGTCAGTCGAAGTATGGCGGCATGTGAAGGCGCAGTATTAATCGTTGATGCTTCTCAAGGTGTTGAAGCGCAGACTGTGGCACATACATATCTGGCGATTGACAATGATCTTGATCTCGTTCCGGTTTTGAACAAGATCGATCTGCCCAACGCCAATATTGAAGAATCAACGAACGAATTGGTTAGCCTTATTGGAATAGGACAATCAGAGATTCTAAAAATGAGTGCAAAAACAGGTGAGGGAGTTAAAGAGGTATTGGATGCGATAATACAAAGAATCAGACCTCCAAAGGGCGATTCAAAAAGATCCCTTAAGGCATTGATTTTTGATGCAAAGTACGATAAATATCGTGGAGTTATAGTCTATGTGAGAATTTTCGATGGTATCATCAAGAAAAACGATAAGATAATTATCATGTCAACAAATGAAGAATACGAAGTCGTCGAAGTAGGCATCTTTTCTCCAGATATGAAGCCGACCGATGAACTCGGTCCTGGTGAAGTAGGTTATATCGTAGCCGGTATCAAAGAAGTATCGCAAGCCAAGGTGGGAGATACGATAACCAGTGCAAATAACCCCATAGACTCTCCATTACCTGGTTATCGGGAAGTAAAACCAATGGTATACGCAGGAATGTTTCCAGGACTGCCAGAATATTATGAAGAACTCAAGAAGTCACTCGAAAAACTCAAACTGAACGACTGGGCACTCAGTTTTGAACCAACCCACTCACCTGCACTCGGTTTTGGTTTTCGCTGTGGTTTTCTTGGTTTGTTACACATGGATATAGTGAGAGAAAGACTCGAAAGAGAGTACGAGATGGCTGTTATTCTCACAGCACCAAATGTTGAATACAAAGTTCTTTTGAACAATGGCGAAACTATTTTGGTGAACGATCCTGCCAAGTTTCCAGATGAAGATCAGATTCAAAAAGTCTATGAACCATTCGTAAAACTGTCCGTGATCACACCCACAGATTATGTTGGTGATATCTTCACAAATCTTCAAAATGAAAGAAGGGCAAGTTTACTTCATACAGAGAACGCCGGAAAAAACAGAGTAGTCATGGAATTCAAAGTACCACTCGCCGAGATCATAACAGATTTCTTCGATAAATTGAAAGCCATAAGCAGAGGTTATGCCTCTATGGATTACGAGTTCATGGGTTATGAGGAATCTGAAGTCGTCAAAATATCGATATTGGTAAACAAAGAGCCAGTTGATGCTTTGGCAACAATAGCTCATAAAAGTAAAGAATATGCGATAGCGAAGAAATTGGTTGACAAACTCTCTGAATTGATACCGCGCCACCAATTTGAGATCCCTGTTCAAGCAAAAGCACACGGGAGAATCATCGCACGAGCTGATATAAAAGCGTTACGAAAAGATGTACTCGCAAAATGTTATGGTGGAGACGTCACAAGAAAGATGAAATTATTAGAGAAGCAAAAAGAGGGAAAGAAAAAACTCAGAGAAATAGGGCAAGTAACCATCCCACAAGAAGCCTTCCTCGCCCTTTTGAGAATAGGCGAGGAAGAGAACAACTGA
- a CDS encoding sugar phosphate isomerase/epimerase family protein, whose translation MKIGFLTVALGNTKLEEIAKWSSENSFESLEIAAWPLVNERDFSSTTIDVRDFNKKKAEEIRKVLDKCGLIISSLAYYDNNLDSNPEKRKNINEHLKKVIDAAHLLKVELVGTFIGRDIKKSVEENIKEFEKVFKPLITYGEKKNVKLMIENCPMVGWQEPEKIGNIFYSPQLWKEILRITPDSFGINFDPSHLYWLGIDYIKALEEFKDRIFHVHAKDVEIDDNVLDQQGIFGHFGSNLHGKSWWIYRLPGLGEIDWEEFTRSLKRIGYDFVISIEHEDPVWTGTIEKSKIGLKMGLEHLRRFV comes from the coding sequence ATGAAAATCGGATTTCTCACAGTTGCCCTTGGAAACACAAAGCTCGAAGAAATTGCAAAATGGTCTTCTGAGAATAGCTTTGAATCTTTGGAAATTGCTGCCTGGCCTCTTGTGAACGAGAGGGATTTTTCTTCAACGACGATAGATGTTCGGGATTTCAATAAAAAGAAGGCTGAAGAGATCAGAAAAGTACTCGACAAATGTGGTTTGATCATATCTTCGTTGGCTTATTATGATAATAACTTGGATTCAAATCCAGAAAAGCGAAAGAACATCAATGAACATCTCAAAAAGGTCATAGACGCCGCACATCTTTTGAAGGTGGAACTGGTTGGAACATTTATCGGTAGAGATATTAAAAAATCTGTCGAAGAGAACATAAAAGAATTCGAAAAAGTATTCAAACCATTGATAACTTATGGAGAAAAGAAAAATGTGAAATTGATGATTGAGAATTGTCCAATGGTTGGTTGGCAGGAGCCTGAAAAGATAGGTAATATTTTTTACTCACCCCAACTATGGAAAGAGATACTGAGAATAACACCAGACTCTTTTGGAATAAACTTTGACCCATCACATCTTTATTGGCTCGGTATTGATTACATAAAAGCACTTGAAGAATTCAAAGACAGGATCTTTCATGTTCATGCAAAAGATGTTGAAATAGATGACAATGTGTTAGATCAACAAGGTATCTTCGGACATTTTGGTAGTAATTTGCATGGTAAAAGCTGGTGGATATACAGATTGCCGGGCTTAGGAGAAATAGATTGGGAGGAATTCACAAGGTCTCTCAAAAGAATTGGTTATGATTTTGTTATAAGTATAGAACACGAAGACCCAGTTTGGACTGGTACTATCGAAAAATCCAAAATTGGTTTGAAGATGGGTCTCGAGCACCTAAGGAGATTCGTATAG
- a CDS encoding substrate-binding domain-containing protein gives MRKFLVILFVAVVVFSFAEKIRVGVAIPAADHGWTGGMVWWAQYAIKQYQNDPNVEFYLVTAKEPSEQIAQVQALLAKGIDALVINPYESAPLTPICVQAFRQGVFTVIVDRGINSEEYNTYIAGDNYMYGYLAGKYIAEKLKGKGNIVVIRGIPCSIDDERVKAFKDAISLYPDLKIIAEQPGYWSREKAFEVMQTLLTKFPTIDAVWTGDDDMLHGVLLALKQAGRDKNIVLVGGACEKNIVKMIMDGNPLIGVNFTYPPNMISTAINLAVMALRKQDLNGFYQRGIPRKIILATETVTKENAKDYYFPESVF, from the coding sequence ATGAGAAAGTTTCTTGTAATTCTTTTTGTAGCTGTGGTGGTATTTAGTTTTGCCGAAAAAATCAGAGTTGGAGTAGCAATTCCGGCAGCAGATCATGGTTGGACAGGTGGAATGGTTTGGTGGGCACAGTACGCAATTAAGCAGTACCAGAATGATCCGAATGTTGAATTCTACTTAGTGACAGCAAAAGAACCGAGCGAGCAAATTGCACAGGTACAGGCACTCTTGGCGAAGGGTATTGATGCTCTTGTGATCAATCCTTACGAATCGGCTCCACTTACACCAATTTGTGTCCAAGCATTCAGGCAGGGTGTCTTCACGGTCATAGTGGATAGGGGTATAAATTCCGAGGAGTACAACACCTACATTGCTGGAGATAATTATATGTACGGCTATCTCGCAGGAAAGTATATTGCTGAAAAACTCAAAGGGAAGGGAAATATCGTCGTCATAAGGGGTATACCGTGCAGTATTGATGATGAAAGAGTTAAGGCCTTTAAAGATGCAATAAGCCTTTATCCAGACCTGAAGATCATAGCTGAACAACCAGGATATTGGAGCAGGGAAAAGGCCTTCGAAGTCATGCAAACATTGCTCACCAAATTTCCAACAATTGACGCAGTCTGGACAGGTGATGACGACATGCTCCATGGTGTCCTCTTGGCACTCAAGCAAGCTGGTAGAGACAAAAACATAGTCTTGGTTGGTGGAGCTTGTGAGAAAAACATCGTCAAGATGATTATGGATGGTAACCCGCTCATTGGAGTCAATTTCACCTATCCACCAAATATGATTTCTACAGCAATCAACCTTGCCGTGATGGCTCTGAGAAAACAAGATCTCAATGGATTCTATCAAAGGGGCATTCCAAGAAAAATCATTCTGGCAACAGAGACAGTGACAAAAGAAAATGCCAAAGACTATTACTTCCCAGAATCGGTCTTTTAG
- a CDS encoding ABC transporter permease, with amino-acid sequence MNLSKYLIVLILIGLMVFSGILSPAFLKPRNILNIFWQTSYVGIIAIGITFVMIAGGIDLSVGSMLALLGSVAIQIVNKLGDKTSSVILSFLFTYGLAVLLGFGVGLLTTKGKIPAFVTTLGGMAIYRSLVLNFANGGVYMTMSQKYTSIGMKFVLGLPLPMIVFIVYAILAYILLDKTRFGRYVYAVGANETAALYSAIKVDMVRTWTYVVSGISVATSAILLSSMMSAVSSSSTGNGFELDAIAAAVIGGTSLSGGKGSVFGTFFGALILGVINNMLVMLNVAVYLQGMVKGLIIIAAVLLQNLRKE; translated from the coding sequence ATGAACCTTTCTAAATACCTTATAGTGCTTATCTTAATTGGCTTGATGGTTTTTTCTGGTATACTGAGCCCAGCTTTTCTAAAACCGAGAAATATCCTGAATATATTCTGGCAAACATCATACGTTGGAATCATTGCAATTGGTATCACCTTTGTGATGATAGCAGGTGGAATAGATTTGTCAGTAGGCTCGATGCTCGCTCTGTTGGGTTCTGTAGCAATTCAAATTGTGAACAAACTCGGTGATAAAACGTCTTCTGTGATACTCTCCTTTTTATTCACCTATGGTTTGGCGGTACTTTTGGGTTTCGGTGTAGGACTTTTAACAACAAAGGGCAAGATACCTGCTTTTGTTACAACGCTTGGTGGAATGGCAATCTACAGATCTTTGGTTCTGAATTTTGCAAACGGTGGAGTCTATATGACTATGTCTCAAAAATACACGAGCATAGGTATGAAGTTTGTTTTAGGACTTCCATTACCAATGATTGTGTTCATAGTTTATGCTATATTGGCTTACATACTACTCGATAAAACAAGATTCGGTAGATATGTCTACGCCGTTGGAGCAAATGAAACAGCCGCACTTTATTCGGCGATCAAAGTCGATATGGTTAGAACCTGGACTTACGTAGTCAGTGGTATATCCGTTGCCACATCGGCGATTTTGTTGTCTTCTATGATGAGTGCGGTAAGTTCATCTTCAACAGGTAATGGTTTTGAACTCGATGCAATAGCTGCTGCAGTAATAGGTGGAACAAGTCTCAGCGGCGGTAAAGGTAGTGTCTTTGGTACATTTTTTGGTGCACTGATACTGGGGGTTATAAATAACATGCTTGTTATGCTCAACGTTGCAGTCTATTTGCAAGGTATGGTGAAAGGTTTGATCATTATCGCTGCGGTGTTGTTACAAAATTTGAGAAAAGAATGA
- a CDS encoding sugar ABC transporter ATP-binding protein, which produces MDEPTSSLSEEEISKLFEVVRNMKNSGMTVIFISHKLKEVKAIADDLIVLRDGRKVYEGSARQLTEKQIAESMIGRKLDEMYPPKSLPLEEVVLEVRNLSSKDGTFKEINFKVFKREILGFYGLVGSGRTELMEALIGLRKLQTGQILLNTQKVNIDSPKDAKKLGIVYLPEDRKTAGIILSLQVFMNTTIMSLEKFSRVLLGKKREIETFKSYQERFDIKARTPFQIAKTLSGGNQQKVVISKLVQTGAKIFIFDEPTRGVDVNAKHQIYEIMHQMIKDFDVTFIVVSSELPEIIGLCNRVIVMRNGKIVGSVSGENINERNLIYLATGLEEGDSYKD; this is translated from the coding sequence ATGGATGAACCAACTTCTTCCTTAAGTGAGGAAGAAATCTCGAAACTCTTTGAAGTTGTCAGAAACATGAAAAATTCAGGAATGACAGTCATTTTTATTTCTCATAAATTGAAAGAAGTCAAAGCGATTGCAGATGATTTAATCGTTCTTAGAGATGGTAGAAAGGTTTATGAAGGTTCAGCACGACAGCTTACTGAAAAACAGATAGCAGAATCCATGATAGGTAGAAAATTGGACGAAATGTATCCACCAAAATCTCTACCGTTAGAAGAAGTCGTCCTGGAGGTGAGAAATCTCAGTTCGAAAGATGGTACCTTCAAGGAGATCAATTTCAAGGTTTTTAAAAGAGAAATACTTGGATTCTATGGTCTTGTTGGTTCTGGTCGTACAGAATTGATGGAGGCATTAATAGGTCTTAGAAAGTTGCAAACTGGCCAAATTCTGTTGAATACGCAAAAGGTTAATATCGATTCTCCTAAAGATGCAAAAAAACTTGGAATAGTTTATCTTCCAGAAGACAGGAAAACTGCCGGGATAATTCTATCTCTTCAAGTTTTTATGAATACTACAATCATGTCGTTGGAAAAATTCTCAAGAGTATTGCTCGGCAAAAAGAGAGAAATAGAAACTTTCAAAAGCTACCAAGAAAGATTCGATATAAAGGCAAGAACACCATTTCAGATTGCCAAGACGTTGAGTGGTGGGAATCAGCAAAAGGTGGTTATCTCTAAGCTTGTGCAGACAGGTGCCAAAATATTCATCTTTGATGAACCAACACGCGGTGTTGATGTCAATGCAAAGCATCAGATATATGAAATTATGCATCAAATGATTAAAGATTTTGATGTGACTTTCATCGTGGTTTCTTCAGAATTACCAGAGATAATTGGACTTTGCAACAGAGTGATTGTCATGAGAAATGGGAAGATAGTTGGGTCTGTATCTGGTGAAAATATCAATGAGAGAAATCTCATTTACCTTGCAACAGGCTTAGAGGAAGGTGATTCTTATAAAGATTAA